A region from the Corylus avellana chromosome ca7, CavTom2PMs-1.0 genome encodes:
- the LOC132188746 gene encoding protein ROOT HAIR DEFECTIVE 3-like — protein sequence MMHKSVSLVYMIFQEAHKRSNNWLPPPWAIVALLVLGFNEFMTLLRNPLYLGVIFVVFLLVKALWVQLDISGEFRNGALPGLISLSSKFLPTVMNLLKRLAEEGQIPATNDPQRNPPLAAKSFRNGVSASSDTSSSASSEVTSSEYSSPSKEE from the exons ATGATGCACAAATCTGTCTCACTTGTATATATGATTTTTCAGGAAGCCCACAAGCGGAGTAACAACTGGTTGCCACCACCATGGGCAATTGTTGCCTTGTTAGTCTTGGGCTTCAATGAATTTATGACGCTTCTCAG AAATCCTTTGTATTTGGGTGtaatctttgttgtttttctacTCGTCAAAGCCTTATGGGTGCAGCTGGACATTTCGGGTGAATTTCGCAACGGTGCT CTTCCTGGGCTTATCTCCTTGTCTTCCAAGTTCCTTCCCACTGTGATGAATCTTCTTAAAAGATTAGCAGAGGAGGGGCAAATTCCTGCAACTAATGATCCACAAAGAAACCCTCCACTAGCAGCAAAAAGCTTCAGGAATGGAGTAAGTGCCAGTAGTGATACATCATCTAGTGCTTCATCTGAGGTAACTTCATCTGAATACTCCAGCCCCTCAAAAGAAGAATAA